The segment TCAAAAAAGAATCTTATTGCCAGATAACACAAAAACAAACAACCGGTTGCAATAATAAATATACCCATGATAAGACCCATGCGAAGCGGTAGTAAAGAAAAATTTAATATACCAGCCATAGCCAATCTGGTCATTTTTATTACACTAAACCCTGTTTTTCCGTGCACTCTGTTAGGTCGGCTATAATCTACAATGGCATAACTAAACCCTAGCCATGGTACCATACCTCTTAAATATCTGTTTTTTTCTTTCATTTGACGAAGCTCAATAACAACAGACTTATCGATAAGTCTAAAATCGCCAATATTTCCCATTATCTTTATATCACTTGCTTTATAAAGTACCTTATAATAACATTTTGCAGATATCCTTTTTAAAAAGCCATCATTTCTTAAAGATCTTCTTCCGTAAATTATTTTTTTCCCTTCTACCCATTGCTCAATCATTAACAATATTACCTCTGGTGGATCCTGAAAATCGCAATCCATTGTTACTACACAATCTCCCTGAGCAATATCCAATCCAGCTGTTATTGCAGCCTGATGCCCGAAATTACGGGTAAACGACAATACCTTAACATTTTTATCCTTCTCGGCCAGTTCCCTTAATATTTCTAGTGAATTATCATTACTGCCATCATTTACAAAAATCAATTCAGCTTTTGCATCAACCTTTGAAACAATATTTAATAAAGCCTCATACATTGGAATAATATTTAATGCCTCATTAAATACAGGTAACACGACAGATAATATTTTTCCTGAGATAGAAGTATTCATACCGTAAAGATAAAAGAATTTTATTTATTCAATTAAGTGTAAAATATTCGCAATAATTAAAATAGTATCTATCTTATATTTACTGCCATTCATCAAATATTAAAATATTTTCATTTCTCACTAT is part of the Bacteroidia bacterium genome and harbors:
- a CDS encoding glycosyltransferase family 2 protein, coding for MNTSISGKILSVVLPVFNEALNIIPMYEALLNIVSKVDAKAELIFVNDGSNDNSLEILRELAEKDKNVKVLSFTRNFGHQAAITAGLDIAQGDCVVTMDCDFQDPPEVILLMIEQWVEGKKIIYGRRSLRNDGFLKRISAKCYYKVLYKASDIKIMGNIGDFRLIDKSVVIELRQMKEKNRYLRGMVPWLGFSYAIVDYSRPNRVHGKTGFSVIKMTRLAMAGILNFSLLPLRMGLIMGIFIIATGCLFLCYLAIRFFFDNQFYKLLEWLAVVNYILIGFLFILVWIVAEYIGRIYDEVKGRPLYVVESKINLEVA